The following are encoded together in the Saliniramus fredricksonii genome:
- a CDS encoding murein hydrolase activator EnvC family protein: protein MRMHGQGEARTIRRPDAGAPGGPRAWGVERGLTAISLLVLALFAGAVSSPVLPLSTPALAQEDEASEPVMAPGEAARDLRARELEEVRRDLERAAQAEQELAEEIAALQEDRAALAEALIEATTRIRDNEARSEALTERLESLIASEAAIRRSLEARRDVIIEVLAALQRMGRRPPPAVLVRPEDILAAVRTSMLLGAVVPELRAETRALAADLQELVDLRRMIAQDREALAVELAQLDSERRRLSALIEARQERLRAAQGDFLEQSERAAALAAEAGNLEELITGMEEQIAAARAAAEAARAADARLRAETQARFAEAANLDPARLSPQIPFAQARGRLPLPVSGSLTRRFGEPDDIGGRMQGVVISTRSGEIVTAPADGWIAFAGAYRSFERLLIINAGDDYYVMMSGMENVTVDVGQFVLAGEPVAMMGARASVSPAMGLVDAEGPVLYVEFRKDGGAIDPAPWWQDTIQESRHVTPSEKVRG from the coding sequence ATGCGCATGCATGGGCAAGGCGAAGCAAGGACCATCCGACGCCCTGATGCCGGCGCGCCCGGCGGCCCTCGCGCGTGGGGCGTCGAGCGCGGCCTCACTGCGATATCCCTGCTGGTTCTCGCGCTGTTCGCCGGCGCCGTATCCTCTCCTGTGCTACCGCTCTCGACCCCAGCCCTCGCGCAGGAAGACGAGGCCTCGGAGCCGGTGATGGCGCCCGGTGAGGCAGCCCGCGATCTGCGCGCCCGCGAGCTGGAAGAGGTGCGCCGCGATCTGGAGCGCGCCGCACAGGCGGAGCAGGAACTGGCCGAGGAAATCGCCGCGCTCCAGGAGGATCGCGCGGCGCTGGCCGAGGCGCTGATCGAGGCAACCACGCGCATCCGCGACAACGAGGCGCGCTCGGAAGCGCTCACCGAGCGACTCGAATCACTGATCGCTTCGGAAGCCGCGATCCGGCGCTCGCTGGAGGCGCGGCGCGACGTGATCATCGAGGTTCTTGCCGCACTCCAGCGGATGGGCCGGCGCCCGCCTCCGGCGGTGCTGGTTCGCCCGGAGGATATCCTCGCGGCGGTGCGCACCTCGATGCTGCTCGGCGCCGTGGTCCCGGAATTGCGGGCAGAGACGCGCGCCCTCGCCGCCGACCTGCAGGAACTGGTCGATCTGCGGCGCATGATCGCGCAGGATCGCGAGGCGCTCGCCGTCGAACTCGCCCAGCTCGACAGCGAGCGCCGCCGCCTCTCCGCGCTGATCGAAGCGCGTCAGGAGCGGCTGCGTGCCGCGCAAGGCGATTTTCTCGAACAGAGCGAAAGAGCGGCGGCCCTGGCGGCCGAGGCAGGCAATCTCGAAGAATTGATCACGGGAATGGAAGAGCAGATCGCCGCAGCCCGTGCGGCTGCGGAAGCCGCCCGGGCTGCGGATGCGCGCCTGCGCGCAGAAACCCAGGCGCGTTTCGCCGAGGCCGCAAACCTCGATCCCGCCAGGCTTTCACCACAGATCCCCTTCGCACAGGCCCGCGGGCGTCTGCCGTTGCCGGTTTCCGGCTCGCTCACACGGCGTTTCGGCGAGCCTGATGATATCGGCGGGCGCATGCAGGGCGTCGTGATTTCGACACGCTCCGGTGAGATCGTCACGGCTCCGGCGGATGGCTGGATCGCATTTGCGGGGGCCTACCGTTCCTTTGAGCGTCTCTTGATCATCAATGCCGGCGATGACTACTATGTGATGATGTCGGGCATGGAGAATGTCACCGTCGATGTCGGGCAATTCGTTCTCGCAGGGGAGCCGGTCGCCATGATGGGGGCGCGCGCTTCGGTCTCTCCGGCCATGGGACTCGTCGACGCGGAGGGTCCGGTGCTCTATGTTGAATTCCGCAAGGATGGCGGGGCGATCGATCCCGCACCCTGGTGGCAGGATACGATACAGGAATCGCGTCACGTTACGCCAAGCGAAAAGGTTCGCGGATAA
- the rlmH gene encoding 23S rRNA (pseudouridine(1915)-N(3))-methyltransferase RlmH yields MKLTLLAIGRLKAGPERELVARYSTRITASARPLGLSGPEMIEIPESRARREDDRRSEEAMAIRNQLGRSTGNGSGNGGNRRLILFDERGKSVSSAAFAEQLGSWRDDGIAAAAFVIGGPDGLDPSLAQEAGLILSFGRLTLPHQLVRVLVTEQIYRALTIMGGHPYHRTGHGD; encoded by the coding sequence GTGAAGCTGACGCTACTCGCCATCGGGCGTCTCAAGGCAGGCCCCGAGCGCGAACTGGTCGCGCGTTACAGCACCCGCATCACCGCGAGTGCCCGCCCGCTCGGCCTGAGCGGGCCGGAGATGATCGAGATCCCCGAATCACGCGCGCGGCGGGAGGATGACCGGCGCAGCGAAGAAGCGATGGCCATCCGAAATCAGCTCGGCCGCAGCACGGGCAACGGTTCCGGCAACGGCGGGAACAGACGGTTGATCCTGTTCGACGAACGCGGCAAATCCGTATCGAGCGCGGCATTCGCGGAACAGCTCGGCTCCTGGCGCGATGACGGGATCGCGGCGGCGGCTTTCGTCATCGGCGGCCCGGACGGGCTCGATCCGTCGCTCGCGCAGGAAGCGGGATTGATCTTGTCCTTCGGACGGCTGACCCTGCCGCATCAATTGGTGCGGGTGCTGGTGACCGAGCAGATTTACCGTGCGTTAACCATCATGGGCGGACATCCTTATCATCGCACCGGTCACGGCGATTGA
- a CDS encoding S41 family peptidase, producing MRKLPILMIGALVGASMATLVSQTHVLTSTTAVAASAETYRQLSLFGDVFERVRQDYVEEPEEADLVEAAINGMLTSLDPHSSYMDPRSFRDMQVQTRGEFGGLGIEVTMEDGLVKVVAPIDDTPAFDAGVMANDLITHIDGEQVQGMTLSQAVELMRGPVDSDVTLRIQRGNAADTIEVTITRDIIRVRPVRARVEDDIGYLRVTSFNEQTFANLRSAVEELTDEIGEDRLQGFVIDMRNNPGGLLDQAIMISDAFLDRGEIVSTRGRDPEETQRFSAKSGDLTDGLPLVVLINGGSASASEIVAGALQDHERATLIGSRSFGKGSVQTIIPLGGNGALRLTTAKYYTPSGRSIQARGIDPDIVVLQEIPEELRGRDETQGEAGLRGHLSGEDEEAAGSSAYVPTDQEEDKQLLAALAFLRGEQLDAFLSTDSENETAPN from the coding sequence ATGCGCAAGCTTCCAATACTGATGATCGGCGCGCTGGTCGGCGCCAGCATGGCGACGCTGGTGTCGCAGACACATGTGCTCACATCGACCACGGCCGTCGCCGCCTCTGCCGAAACATACCGCCAGCTGAGCCTGTTCGGCGACGTCTTCGAGCGCGTGCGCCAGGATTACGTCGAAGAGCCGGAAGAGGCCGATCTGGTCGAGGCCGCGATCAACGGCATGCTCACCTCGCTCGACCCTCATTCCAGCTACATGGATCCGCGTTCCTTCCGCGACATGCAGGTGCAGACGCGCGGTGAGTTCGGCGGATTGGGCATCGAAGTCACGATGGAGGACGGGCTCGTCAAGGTCGTCGCTCCGATCGACGACACACCGGCCTTCGATGCCGGGGTCATGGCCAACGATCTGATCACGCATATCGACGGCGAGCAGGTTCAGGGCATGACGCTGAGCCAGGCCGTCGAGCTGATGCGCGGCCCGGTCGACTCGGACGTCACCCTGCGCATCCAGCGCGGCAATGCCGCCGACACGATCGAGGTCACCATCACGCGCGACATCATCCGCGTGCGCCCGGTCCGTGCCCGCGTCGAGGATGATATCGGCTACCTGCGTGTCACCTCCTTCAACGAACAGACCTTCGCCAATCTGCGCAGCGCGGTCGAGGAATTGACGGATGAGATCGGTGAAGACCGGCTTCAGGGCTTCGTCATCGATATGCGCAACAATCCCGGCGGCCTGCTGGATCAGGCAATCATGATCTCCGACGCCTTCCTCGATCGCGGCGAGATCGTGTCGACGCGCGGGCGTGACCCGGAAGAGACACAGCGCTTCTCGGCCAAGTCCGGCGATCTGACAGACGGTCTGCCGCTGGTCGTCCTGATCAATGGTGGCTCCGCCTCGGCTTCCGAGATCGTCGCCGGTGCATTGCAGGATCACGAGCGCGCCACCTTGATCGGCTCGCGTTCCTTCGGCAAGGGCTCGGTCCAGACCATCATTCCGCTGGGTGGCAACGGCGCCCTGCGCCTGACGACGGCGAAATACTATACCCCGTCGGGTCGCTCGATCCAGGCGCGCGGCATCGATCCGGATATCGTCGTCCTACAGGAGATCCCCGAGGAGTTGCGCGGACGCGACGAGACGCAGGGCGAAGCCGGTCTGCGCGGGCATCTCAGCGGCGAGGACGAGGAAGCGGCCGGCTCCTCTGCTTACGTCCCCACCGATCAGGAGGAAGACAAGCAGCTTCTCGCCGCCCTTGCCTTCCTGCGTGGCGAGCAGCTCGACGCCTTCCTCAGCACTGATTCGGAGAACGAGACGGCACCGAACTGA
- a CDS encoding acyl-CoA synthetase: MLPDIRDYEGLYARFSWAVPEHYNIGVDICDRWAAIDAGRPAVIEVTPEGQTRVLDYAGLRDASNRLANALRKRGIRPGDRVAVLLPQGHAVPIAHVAIYKLGAIALPLADVFGIDALRYRLGDSGARALITHAGGLAKFADAEDDFEHPDVILSIDGPDAGAEGFHEASAAESAEFTPVDTLADDPALMIYTSGTTGNPKGALHAHRVLPGHLPGVSLPHEFMPRPGDRFWTPADWAWAGGLLNVLLPGLHFGVPVIARRFAKFDPEAAFRLMADHGVRNAFIPPTALRLLRSVDNPRGRYDLALRTLASGGEALGAETFAWGRETLGLSINEFYGQTECNLIVASCAAIGVSKPGMIGRPVPGHRVAVIADDGRICAPDEPGQIAVARPDPVMFLSYWNRPEATQAKFIGDWMTTGDQGVMDADGYIRFVGRDDDVITSSGYRIGPTEIEDCLLRHPAVSLAAVVGKPDPVRTEIVKAFIVPRDGIHPDAALADDIRDFVRNRLSAHEYPREIAFRDSLPLTTTGKVIRRILRDEA, encoded by the coding sequence ATGCTTCCGGATATCCGCGATTACGAGGGCCTGTACGCGCGTTTTTCCTGGGCGGTTCCCGAGCACTACAATATCGGGGTCGATATCTGCGACCGTTGGGCAGCGATTGATGCCGGGCGCCCCGCCGTGATCGAAGTCACGCCGGAGGGACAGACGCGGGTGCTGGATTACGCCGGGCTGCGCGACGCCTCGAACCGCCTCGCCAATGCCCTGCGCAAACGCGGCATTCGTCCCGGTGATCGCGTCGCGGTGCTGCTGCCGCAAGGCCATGCCGTGCCGATCGCGCATGTGGCGATCTACAAGCTCGGCGCCATCGCGCTGCCGCTTGCCGATGTCTTCGGCATCGACGCCCTGCGCTACAGGCTCGGCGATTCCGGCGCCCGCGCCCTGATCACCCATGCCGGCGGCCTTGCGAAATTTGCCGATGCCGAGGATGATTTCGAGCATCCGGATGTGATTCTGAGCATCGATGGTCCGGATGCCGGTGCTGAGGGTTTCCACGAGGCGAGCGCGGCGGAGAGCGCGGAATTCACCCCGGTCGATACGCTGGCCGATGATCCCGCCCTGATGATCTACACCTCCGGCACGACCGGCAATCCCAAGGGCGCCCTGCATGCGCATCGGGTGCTGCCGGGCCACCTCCCCGGCGTCTCCCTGCCGCATGAATTCATGCCCCGGCCGGGGGACCGGTTCTGGACGCCGGCGGACTGGGCCTGGGCGGGCGGGCTGCTCAACGTGCTGCTGCCGGGCCTGCATTTCGGCGTTCCGGTCATCGCCCGGCGCTTTGCCAAATTCGATCCGGAAGCCGCCTTCCGGCTGATGGCGGATCACGGCGTGCGCAACGCCTTCATCCCGCCCACGGCCCTGCGTCTGTTGCGCAGCGTGGACAACCCACGCGGGCGCTACGACCTAGCCCTGCGCACACTCGCCTCCGGCGGCGAGGCGCTCGGCGCCGAGACCTTCGCCTGGGGGCGCGAGACGCTGGGGCTTTCCATCAACGAGTTCTATGGCCAGACGGAGTGCAATCTCATCGTCGCCTCCTGCGCCGCGATCGGGGTGAGCAAGCCGGGCATGATCGGCCGCCCGGTTCCCGGCCACCGCGTCGCGGTGATCGCCGATGACGGGCGCATCTGCGCGCCGGACGAGCCCGGCCAGATCGCTGTCGCGCGCCCCGATCCGGTGATGTTTCTCTCCTATTGGAACCGTCCGGAAGCGACGCAGGCGAAATTCATCGGCGACTGGATGACGACAGGCGATCAGGGCGTGATGGATGCCGACGGCTATATCCGCTTCGTCGGGCGCGACGACGACGTCATCACCTCCTCGGGCTATCGGATCGGGCCGACGGAGATCGAGGATTGTCTGTTGCGCCACCCCGCCGTTTCCCTCGCCGCCGTCGTCGGCAAGCCGGATCCCGTCCGCACCGAGATCGTCAAGGCCTTCATCGTGCCGCGCGACGGCATCCATCCCGACGCGGCGCTCGCCGACGACATTCGCGACTTTGTGCGCAACCGGCTCTCCGCGCATGAATATCCCCGCGAGATCGCCTTTCGCGATTCCCTGCCGCTGACCACCACCGGCAAGGTCATCCGCCGCATCCTGCGTGACGAAGCATGA
- a CDS encoding DNA polymerase III subunit chi — translation MSEVFFYHLQRQPLERVLPTLLEKARARGWRAAIQVTSEERAAALDDHLWSYDEESFLAHGRADEADAHEHPIVIALDFTNPNDAAIRFLVDGAALPPDAARYERIIVIFDGDDDDQLARARAQWKEVKAAGHEATYWQQDENGRWGKKA, via the coding sequence ATGAGTGAGGTCTTTTTCTACCACCTTCAACGCCAACCGCTCGAGCGCGTCCTGCCGACGCTGCTCGAAAAGGCGCGCGCACGTGGCTGGCGGGCGGCGATCCAGGTCACCAGCGAGGAGCGCGCCGCTGCCCTCGACGATCATCTGTGGAGCTACGACGAGGAAAGCTTCCTCGCTCACGGGCGCGCCGATGAGGCGGATGCGCATGAGCATCCGATCGTGATCGCGCTCGATTTCACCAATCCCAACGATGCCGCGATCCGCTTCCTCGTCGACGGCGCCGCCCTGCCCCCCGATGCCGCCCGCTACGAGCGCATCATCGTGATCTTCGACGGCGATGACGACGACCAGCTCGCCCGCGCCCGCGCCCAGTGGAAGGAAGTCAAGGCCGCCGGCCACGAGGCGACCTACTGGCAGCAGGACGAGAACGGACGGTGGGGGAAGAAGGCGTGA
- the uvrC gene encoding excinuclease ABC subunit UvrC, with the protein MTDPADDTPIPAGQSAAPPSPPAAAQAGETDMTESGISGTGMEVIRRFWATLPNAPGVYRMIDAAGEVLYVGKAKSLKNRVGSYARGQGHSNRIIRMIADTAQMEFVTTGTESEALLLEANLIKQLRPRYNVLLRDDKSLPYILVTEDERGAQLTKHRGARNRKGRYFGPFASVWAVNRTMTALQRAFLLRTCSDSYFDNRSRPCLLYQIKRCAGPCTGEIAPEDYAALTREAVDFLSGKSSRVKERLSAEMQEASDALEFERAARYRDRLAALSAIQSSQGVNTQSVEEADVVAIAEEGGQFCVEVFFFRNWQNWGNRAYFPKADKSMSVEEVLTAFLVQFYSDKPPPKQILLSHDCPEREVVAAALAVRAGHKVDVATPRRGERRQIVENAERNAKEAIGRRLSETASQQRLLDLTADALGLARSPRRIEVYDNSHIQGANAVGAMIVAGAGGFMKTHYRTFNMPVEKVTAGDDFAMMREMLRRRFARLVKEQPRAADQENPAEKRNGRGDTGQDRPPDDPAFADDSADEFPAWPDLVLIDGGAGQVSGVRAILRELGVTDIPVIGVAKGADREAGRELFHVEGKAPYRLPPRDPALYFIQRLRDEAHRFAIGTHRAKRKRDLTKNPLDEIPGIGPARKRALLHHFGTVKAIRHASLDDLARTPGVNAATARAVHAFFNEG; encoded by the coding sequence ATGACCGATCCCGCCGACGATACGCCGATTCCCGCCGGGCAATCCGCCGCGCCGCCATCGCCACCCGCCGCAGCGCAAGCGGGCGAGACGGACATGACCGAGAGCGGTATCAGCGGCACCGGCATGGAGGTGATCCGCCGGTTCTGGGCGACCTTGCCCAACGCGCCCGGCGTCTATCGCATGATCGATGCTGCCGGCGAGGTGCTCTATGTCGGCAAGGCCAAGAGCCTGAAGAACCGCGTCGGCTCCTATGCGCGCGGCCAGGGCCATTCCAACCGCATCATCCGGATGATAGCTGATACGGCGCAGATGGAATTCGTGACCACGGGCACGGAATCCGAGGCGCTCTTGCTTGAGGCCAATCTGATCAAGCAGCTGCGCCCGCGCTACAACGTGCTCCTGCGGGACGACAAATCGCTGCCCTATATCCTCGTCACCGAGGATGAGCGCGGGGCGCAGCTCACCAAGCATCGCGGTGCGCGCAACCGCAAGGGGCGCTATTTCGGCCCCTTCGCCAGCGTCTGGGCGGTCAACCGCACCATGACGGCCCTGCAACGCGCCTTCCTCCTGCGCACCTGCTCGGATTCCTATTTCGACAACCGCTCGCGCCCCTGCCTGCTCTACCAGATCAAGCGCTGCGCCGGGCCCTGTACCGGCGAGATCGCGCCGGAGGATTACGCGGCGCTCACCCGCGAGGCGGTGGATTTCCTCTCCGGCAAGAGTTCACGGGTGAAGGAGCGCCTTTCGGCCGAGATGCAGGAGGCGTCGGACGCCCTCGAATTCGAGCGGGCCGCGCGCTATCGCGACCGTCTGGCCGCGCTCTCGGCCATCCAGTCGAGCCAGGGGGTGAACACGCAGAGCGTCGAGGAGGCCGATGTCGTCGCCATCGCGGAGGAGGGCGGACAGTTCTGCGTCGAGGTGTTCTTCTTCCGCAACTGGCAGAACTGGGGCAACCGCGCCTATTTCCCCAAGGCCGACAAGTCGATGAGCGTCGAGGAAGTGCTCACCGCCTTCCTCGTGCAGTTCTATTCCGACAAGCCGCCGCCGAAGCAGATCCTGCTCTCGCATGATTGTCCCGAGCGCGAGGTGGTCGCCGCCGCGCTCGCGGTGCGCGCCGGCCACAAGGTCGATGTGGCGACGCCCAGGCGCGGCGAGCGGCGCCAGATCGTCGAGAATGCCGAGCGCAATGCGAAGGAGGCGATCGGGCGGCGTCTCTCGGAGACCGCCTCGCAACAGCGCCTGCTCGATCTCACCGCCGATGCGCTGGGGCTCGCGCGCAGCCCGCGCCGGATCGAGGTCTATGACAATTCGCATATCCAGGGCGCCAATGCGGTGGGCGCGATGATCGTCGCCGGGGCCGGCGGTTTCATGAAAACGCATTACCGCACCTTCAACATGCCGGTGGAGAAGGTCACCGCCGGCGACGATTTCGCCATGATGCGCGAGATGCTGCGCCGGCGTTTCGCCCGGCTGGTCAAGGAGCAGCCCCGCGCGGCTGATCAGGAGAATCCTGCGGAAAAACGGAACGGCAGGGGCGATACCGGGCAGGATCGCCCGCCGGACGATCCGGCCTTTGCTGATGATTCAGCCGATGAATTTCCCGCCTGGCCGGATCTGGTGCTGATTGATGGCGGGGCGGGCCAGGTCTCCGGCGTGCGCGCCATCCTGCGCGAACTCGGGGTGACGGATATCCCGGTGATCGGTGTCGCCAAGGGCGCCGATCGCGAGGCGGGGCGGGAGCTGTTTCATGTGGAGGGCAAGGCGCCGTATCGCCTGCCGCCGCGCGATCCGGCGCTCTATTTCATCCAGCGCCTGCGCGACGAGGCCCACCGCTTCGCCATCGGCACCCATCGCGCCAAGCGCAAACGCGATCTGACGAAGAACCCGCTCGACGAGATCCCCGGCATCGGCCCGGCCCGCAAGCGCGCGCTCCTGCACCATTTCGGCACCGTCAAGGCCATCCGCCACGCCAGCCTCGACGACCTCGCCCGCACCCCCGGCGTCAATGCGGCGACGGCGCGGGCGGTGCATGCTTTCTTCAATGAGGGGTGA